One segment of Vicinamibacterales bacterium DNA contains the following:
- a CDS encoding DUF932 domain-containing protein, producing the protein MHAIGVSAVNALTAHKEWAARPPDERFDSVRALYEAAHNRRLRTEEHRVETRELALQAGPDERLALRSGCAEPAALTHWSFEQLATIAGAPPKYLRTLPATIAAAAINHGLQRQPRLQHQLFADRVAPWTVRAMTSPRYARVHHDELARRMLDLTSTHPAWHLPLGYKGGVFGAERVPTGAYLGDRDMFLFLVDGNRDIDDPTDASHSGLFRGLILRNSDVGAAALTLDVFLFRAVCGNHIIWGFQHVASFRRRHIGASIQDAWSDSLQGVRAALDADTDADTAVIVKAATSEIAATREQVIQSVTQRLDLPQKHAAEAYDIAEATETNPRSVWGYVQGLTRLSQRTPWQDGRFVLDRAAGSLLATVQ; encoded by the coding sequence ATGCACGCTATTGGTGTATCGGCTGTCAACGCGCTCACCGCTCACAAAGAGTGGGCCGCTCGGCCGCCCGACGAACGATTCGATTCGGTTCGTGCCCTCTACGAAGCCGCGCACAATCGCCGGCTCAGGACTGAGGAGCATCGTGTTGAGACCCGTGAGTTGGCGTTACAGGCTGGACCTGACGAACGTCTCGCTCTGAGGAGCGGATGCGCCGAGCCGGCGGCCTTGACGCACTGGAGCTTCGAGCAGCTCGCCACCATCGCCGGCGCGCCGCCGAAGTATCTCCGCACCCTACCCGCGACGATCGCCGCAGCGGCCATCAATCATGGGTTACAGCGACAACCGCGGCTGCAGCACCAGCTGTTTGCCGATCGTGTCGCACCTTGGACCGTGAGGGCGATGACATCGCCTCGATACGCACGCGTCCACCACGACGAGCTCGCCAGACGGATGCTCGACCTGACGTCCACGCATCCTGCCTGGCACCTGCCGCTCGGCTACAAGGGCGGTGTCTTCGGCGCGGAGCGCGTGCCGACCGGCGCATACCTGGGGGATCGAGACATGTTCCTGTTTCTGGTGGATGGCAATCGCGACATCGACGATCCAACGGACGCCTCTCACTCGGGGCTGTTCCGTGGGTTGATCCTTCGCAACAGCGATGTCGGCGCCGCAGCCCTCACCCTTGATGTGTTCCTATTCCGTGCGGTCTGCGGAAACCACATCATCTGGGGCTTCCAACATGTCGCGAGCTTTCGGCGTCGCCATATCGGCGCGTCGATACAGGATGCCTGGTCCGACTCCCTTCAGGGTGTTCGGGCGGCGTTGGATGCAGACACCGATGCCGATACGGCGGTGATCGTGAAGGCGGCGACCTCAGAGATCGCCGCTACCCGTGAGCAGGTTATTCAGAGCGTGACCCAGCGGCTCGATTTGCCGCAGAAGCACGCTGCTGAAGCGTATGACATCGCCGAGGCGACCGAGACCAACCCCCGCTCAGTGTGGGGCTACGTCCAGGGTCTCACCAGGCTCAGTCAGCGCACACCGTGGCAGGACGGTCGCTTTGTCCTGGACCGTGCTGCTGGCAGTTTGCTGGCTACGGTTCAATAA
- a CDS encoding polysaccharide deacetylase family protein has protein sequence MFAFIAIAAAVLALAHMAPFPFVLEAFSPSRSLWHVDSRPGEGPSLYLTFDDGPNAEWTPPLLDALRDTNARATFFLIDDHITPATEALVRRIADEGHAIGLHSGTRRLMLEPPDDLARLLGNAAARIAAITGREPCRLFRPHAGWRGGQMYAGLDRAGYRLTGWSWGMWDFDWWRRRQGDRVAARLARKASDGDIVVIHDGHHKDPRVDRRHAAEAVRRLVPELRGRGFEFRPLCE, from the coding sequence ATGTTCGCATTCATTGCGATCGCCGCGGCGGTGCTGGCGCTGGCTCACATGGCCCCGTTTCCGTTTGTCCTCGAAGCCTTCAGTCCGTCCCGCTCGTTGTGGCACGTGGACAGCCGGCCGGGTGAGGGTCCGTCCCTGTACCTGACCTTTGACGATGGGCCGAATGCGGAGTGGACGCCGCCGCTGCTGGACGCGCTGCGCGACACCAATGCCAGGGCGACGTTCTTCCTGATCGACGATCACATCACTCCTGCGACCGAGGCGCTGGTCCGGCGGATTGCCGATGAGGGACATGCGATTGGCCTGCACAGCGGCACGCGGCGGCTGATGCTCGAGCCGCCGGATGATCTGGCGCGGCTGCTGGGGAACGCTGCCGCCCGGATTGCCGCGATCACCGGGCGCGAGCCGTGCCGGCTGTTCCGGCCGCATGCCGGCTGGCGCGGCGGCCAGATGTACGCGGGCCTCGATCGCGCCGGCTACCGCCTGACCGGGTGGAGCTGGGGGATGTGGGACTTCGACTGGTGGCGCCGCCGGCAGGGCGACCGCGTTGCGGCGCGGCTGGCGCGGAAGGCGTCGGACGGGGACATCGTGGTGATTCACGATGGCCATCACAAGGACCCGCGGGTGGATCGCCGTCACGCGGCCGAAGCGGTCCGCCGGCTGGTGCCGGAGCTTCGCGGGCGCGGCTTCGAGTTCAGGCCGCTCTGCGAGTAG
- a CDS encoding sigma-70 family RNA polymerase sigma factor, protein MRQFPALKDDVALVEVLEEAGRRIAARQERAGPLANLYGYAWVTVRSVATSFMRRGSVRLVQKTVEPELGEALLTAAPARHSTPQQIEHRILLREVLSKLSTEERLICVWKHAGFSSQEISMRLGRTVAGVDTVFCRAKDRLRKLLGGGPSSVDQPTA, encoded by the coding sequence GTGCGCCAGTTTCCCGCGCTGAAGGACGACGTGGCTCTCGTCGAAGTATTGGAGGAGGCCGGCCGCCGGATCGCAGCCAGGCAGGAGCGCGCGGGGCCACTTGCGAATCTTTATGGCTACGCGTGGGTAACGGTGCGAAGCGTCGCAACTTCATTCATGCGCCGCGGCTCCGTTCGCCTTGTTCAGAAGACGGTCGAACCAGAGCTTGGCGAGGCCCTGCTAACTGCGGCACCAGCTCGCCATTCCACACCTCAACAGATAGAGCATCGCATCCTGCTGCGCGAGGTTCTCAGCAAGCTCTCAACAGAGGAGCGCCTCATCTGCGTCTGGAAGCATGCGGGATTCTCCAGCCAAGAGATCTCCATGCGGTTAGGACGAACCGTCGCAGGCGTTGACACCGTGTTCTGTAGAGCAAAGGATCGACTCAGGAAATTGTTGGGCGGCGGACCATCCTCAGTCGACCAACCAACGGCCTAA
- the tadA gene encoding tRNA adenosine(34) deaminase TadA gives MDHAGFMRLALDQAAVARDLNEVPIGAVVVLDGAVAGAGYNQPITSTDPTAHAEVVALRAAAARVGNYRLTGATLYVTVEPCLMCVGAMVHARVGTVVYGATEPKSGAIVSMISAHQLAGLNHRLEAVGGVLEVECREMIQEFFKARRGQTPA, from the coding sequence ATGGACCATGCTGGCTTCATGCGCCTCGCGCTCGACCAGGCTGCGGTCGCGCGAGACCTCAACGAAGTCCCGATCGGCGCCGTCGTCGTTCTTGACGGCGCGGTGGCCGGCGCCGGCTACAACCAACCCATTACCTCCACCGACCCCACGGCCCATGCCGAGGTCGTCGCGCTGCGCGCGGCGGCGGCCCGCGTCGGCAACTATCGCCTGACGGGCGCCACCCTTTACGTGACGGTCGAGCCGTGCCTGATGTGCGTGGGCGCCATGGTCCACGCGCGCGTCGGCACCGTGGTCTACGGGGCCACCGAGCCCAAGTCCGGTGCCATCGTATCGATGATCAGCGCCCACCAACTGGCGGGCCTCAATCACCGGCTCGAGGCGGTCGGCGGCGTGCTCGAGGTTGAGTGCCGCGAGATGATCCAGGAATTCTTCAAGGCGCGACGGGGTCAGACACCCGCTTGA
- a CDS encoding AI-2E family transporter, protein MDETQNSLKPWLTFAVGVLVIVVLYWAQTVLVPIALAILISFVLAPPVTWLERWLGRVPAVLTVVTLVFVLLGLAGWGLAQQMENLAQELPGYRVNILAKIADVRGAGKGGTVEKLQETIEDIKTDLGKSDAPRGRALQQVEVAAERLMFPGFAWLGPVVGPLGTAGLVVVLVIFMLLERRDLRDRLIGLFGQGRLTVTTKAFDEAGSRVSRQLLMQSLASLVYGVIAGLGLYFLGVPYPLVWGVLGAALRYIPYVGPVLGAGAPTLVSLAALPGWTGPLSVLGMFIVLELFTNLVVETVLYAGAAGVSQVALLISVAFWTWLWGPLGLLMATPLTVIVVVLGKHVPGLESVGTLMADTPALAPEFSYYQRLLARDPGEAADLIDRHIKAEPWGSVYDALLLPALNYAERDRLERRLSEEEETAVIEATRELLADAAESMRRLRPEPSAPIEATALRGPREPLRVLGYAANGVADELALVMLGHVLADLPIVIEMTKTRVLASELVSLAREQGVSVVCIADLPPSPSSKTRYLVKRLHAALPDVRILVGRWSPPLLADESSQLLREAGATLVSSTLAETRDYLGGLVEIPRIPPPA, encoded by the coding sequence GTGGATGAAACGCAGAACAGCCTGAAGCCGTGGTTGACGTTCGCCGTCGGCGTGCTCGTCATTGTCGTCCTCTACTGGGCGCAGACGGTGCTCGTGCCGATCGCGCTGGCCATCCTGATCTCATTCGTCCTGGCGCCTCCAGTCACCTGGCTCGAGCGTTGGCTGGGCCGCGTCCCGGCCGTGCTCACGGTGGTGACACTGGTGTTCGTCCTTCTTGGTCTCGCCGGCTGGGGCCTCGCGCAACAGATGGAGAACCTGGCCCAGGAGCTGCCCGGCTACCGCGTCAACATCCTGGCGAAGATCGCCGACGTGCGCGGCGCCGGTAAGGGCGGCACGGTTGAAAAGCTGCAGGAGACGATCGAGGACATCAAGACCGACCTCGGGAAATCCGACGCGCCCCGGGGCAGGGCCCTGCAGCAAGTCGAGGTCGCCGCCGAGCGGCTGATGTTCCCTGGCTTCGCCTGGCTCGGTCCGGTCGTCGGCCCGTTGGGAACCGCCGGACTCGTGGTGGTGCTCGTGATCTTCATGCTGCTCGAACGCCGCGATCTGCGCGACCGGCTGATCGGCCTGTTCGGCCAGGGCCGCCTGACAGTCACGACCAAGGCGTTTGATGAGGCCGGAAGCCGCGTCAGCCGGCAACTGCTGATGCAGTCGCTGGCCAGCCTGGTCTACGGTGTCATTGCCGGGCTCGGCCTCTACTTCCTCGGCGTGCCCTACCCGCTGGTGTGGGGCGTGCTGGGTGCGGCACTCCGCTACATCCCGTACGTCGGTCCTGTGCTCGGCGCCGGGGCGCCGACCCTGGTCAGCCTGGCCGCCCTCCCGGGCTGGACCGGTCCGCTCTCCGTGTTGGGCATGTTCATCGTGCTCGAACTGTTCACGAACCTGGTGGTCGAAACCGTGCTGTATGCGGGGGCCGCCGGCGTCTCGCAGGTGGCGCTGCTCATCTCGGTGGCCTTCTGGACGTGGCTGTGGGGGCCGCTCGGCCTGCTGATGGCGACACCGCTGACCGTGATCGTTGTCGTCCTCGGCAAGCATGTGCCTGGCCTTGAATCCGTCGGGACCCTGATGGCCGACACGCCGGCGCTGGCCCCGGAGTTCAGCTACTACCAGCGCCTGCTGGCCCGCGATCCGGGTGAGGCCGCCGACCTCATCGATCGGCACATCAAGGCCGAGCCATGGGGCTCCGTCTACGACGCCTTGCTGCTGCCCGCGCTCAACTACGCCGAGCGCGACCGCCTGGAGCGCCGGCTGTCGGAGGAGGAAGAAACGGCGGTCATCGAGGCGACGCGAGAACTGCTGGCGGACGCGGCCGAGTCGATGCGGCGCCTGCGGCCGGAGCCATCCGCACCGATCGAAGCAACAGCACTGCGCGGGCCCCGCGAGCCGCTGCGCGTGCTGGGCTATGCGGCCAACGGCGTGGCCGACGAACTGGCGCTGGTGATGCTCGGCCACGTGCTGGCCGATTTACCGATCGTCATCGAGATGACCAAGACGCGCGTGCTGGCCTCGGAACTGGTGTCGCTGGCTCGAGAACAAGGGGTCTCCGTCGTCTGCATCGCCGATCTGCCACCCAGCCCTTCGTCCAAGACACGCTACCTGGTCAAGCGGCTCCACGCGGCCCTGCCCGACGTGCGCATCCTGGTGGGACGCTGGAGCCCGCCGCTGCTGGCCGACGAGAGCTCGCAGTTGCTGCGCGAGGCCGGCGCGACGCTGGTGTCGTCGACGCTGGCGGAGACCCGCGACTACCTCGGCGGACTCGTCGAGATTCCGCGGATCCCGCCTCCTGCCTAG
- a CDS encoding YihY/virulence factor BrkB family protein, protein MSSSVTAFLRMFGSAGRAWWDDDAPRLGASLAYYTLFAIAPILLVATAVAGMAFGAEAVRGEIVGQLDQLVGREGALAVQSLLEGASQRRAGIVATVLGGIAFVVAATGAFLELQVALNTIWRVKPNPGVHFKAFLMDRVRSFGLVVAIGFLLLVSLAVTAALAALNAWLSSLSPDLPVVWSTISMLVSLVVTTGLFALLFRFLPDVKLRWRDVTTGALVTAVLFTIGQQVIGLYLGQGSMASSFGAAGSMMILLLWVYYSCQILLFGAEFTRVYSTRHGAGPQPESFAVKDPAAVKVT, encoded by the coding sequence ATGTCGAGCAGCGTAACGGCGTTTCTGCGAATGTTCGGGTCCGCCGGCAGGGCGTGGTGGGACGATGACGCGCCGCGCCTCGGCGCATCTTTGGCCTATTACACGTTGTTTGCGATCGCGCCGATCCTGCTCGTGGCCACCGCCGTTGCGGGCATGGCGTTCGGCGCGGAGGCGGTCCGCGGCGAGATTGTCGGCCAGCTCGACCAGCTGGTCGGACGCGAGGGCGCGCTGGCCGTGCAGAGTCTGCTCGAAGGCGCCAGCCAGCGGCGCGCGGGCATCGTCGCGACCGTGCTTGGCGGCATCGCCTTCGTGGTCGCCGCCACCGGCGCGTTCCTCGAGTTGCAGGTGGCGCTGAACACGATCTGGCGGGTGAAGCCGAATCCGGGCGTCCACTTCAAGGCGTTCCTGATGGACCGGGTGCGCTCGTTCGGCCTGGTCGTGGCGATCGGCTTCCTGCTGCTGGTGTCGCTCGCGGTGACGGCGGCGTTGGCCGCGCTCAACGCGTGGCTCTCCAGTCTCTCGCCCGACCTGCCGGTGGTGTGGAGCACCATCAGCATGCTGGTGTCGCTGGTGGTGACCACCGGGCTGTTCGCCCTCCTGTTTCGCTTCCTGCCGGACGTGAAGCTGCGCTGGCGCGATGTCACCACCGGCGCGCTGGTGACGGCCGTGTTGTTCACGATCGGCCAGCAGGTCATCGGCCTGTATCTCGGGCAGGGCAGCATGGCGTCGAGTTTCGGCGCCGCGGGTTCGATGATGATCCTGCTGCTATGGGTCTACTACTCGTGCCAGATTCTCCTGTTCGGCGCCGAGTTCACCCGCGTCTACTCCACGCGGCATGGTGCCGGGCCCCAGCCGGAATCGTTTGCGGTCAAGGATCCGGCCGCGGTCAAGGTGACCTGA
- a CDS encoding ThiF family adenylyltransferase, with protein MRLRVLESQWSPFAEALCAREDVETAGIILAERVAADVLIARELALVPDEGYAIRQVDRIRIDPIAFNRLVRPARERGLSIFTIHTHPGTQEPWFSQADDIGDGVLMPSLFAQTEGPHGSLVVAGDTRMPVARAWRQPGASSGIDIQIVGKVLRVMPGERPADSREWFARQRLALGEHGQQILRRLHVGVCGAGGTGSVTFAQLVHLGVGEITVIDGDMVEASNVSRILGARTPDIGVSWKVDVLARYAETVGFGTKVNAIRGRFGVDVPGSALEACDAIFSCVDRHAPRALLNRLSYQKAILLFDMGSAFRVSSEGNIVSSGGRVVVSGPGRPCLACWGHIDPNRIRIESLPPEEREREAAEGYIAGADVPQPSVIAFNTQVAGMAVVEFLRTVTQFAGACDPPLRLGVDFEAGTVRRNGLAGERVCSICSVLANSEQ; from the coding sequence ATGAGATTGAGAGTCCTGGAATCGCAATGGAGTCCCTTCGCGGAGGCCCTATGTGCCCGCGAAGACGTCGAGACGGCCGGCATCATCCTGGCCGAAAGGGTTGCCGCCGATGTTCTGATTGCGCGGGAACTCGCCTTGGTCCCGGACGAGGGCTACGCCATCAGGCAGGTGGACCGCATCCGCATTGACCCGATCGCGTTCAATCGGCTTGTCCGACCGGCACGCGAGCGTGGCCTCTCGATCTTTACAATCCACACCCACCCGGGCACGCAAGAGCCATGGTTCTCGCAGGCCGACGACATCGGTGACGGCGTCTTGATGCCCTCCCTATTCGCCCAGACTGAAGGCCCACACGGATCCCTCGTGGTGGCAGGCGATACTCGAATGCCAGTCGCCCGCGCCTGGCGGCAACCCGGCGCGAGTAGTGGCATCGACATACAGATCGTTGGCAAGGTGCTCAGGGTTATGCCCGGCGAGCGGCCGGCCGATTCGCGTGAATGGTTCGCCCGCCAGCGGCTCGCCCTCGGCGAGCACGGGCAGCAGATTCTACGCCGGTTGCACGTCGGTGTCTGTGGCGCCGGTGGGACGGGCTCCGTGACGTTCGCGCAGCTCGTTCATCTCGGCGTGGGCGAAATCACCGTGATCGACGGCGACATGGTCGAAGCTTCAAACGTCAGCAGGATTCTCGGTGCTAGGACACCGGACATCGGCGTCAGCTGGAAGGTCGACGTTCTCGCACGCTACGCTGAAACGGTCGGGTTCGGTACCAAGGTCAACGCCATCCGGGGGCGTTTCGGGGTAGATGTTCCCGGAAGCGCGCTCGAAGCCTGCGATGCGATCTTCTCGTGCGTCGACAGACACGCACCGCGCGCTTTGCTCAACCGGCTGTCTTATCAGAAGGCCATTCTGCTGTTCGACATGGGCAGCGCCTTTCGGGTCAGCAGCGAGGGAAACATCGTAAGCAGCGGCGGCCGCGTCGTGGTCTCCGGTCCCGGCCGGCCATGCCTTGCGTGTTGGGGACACATCGATCCCAACCGAATTCGCATCGAGTCTCTTCCACCCGAGGAGCGCGAGCGCGAAGCGGCTGAGGGCTACATCGCAGGCGCTGACGTTCCGCAGCCGAGCGTCATCGCATTCAATACCCAGGTCGCCGGTATGGCCGTTGTCGAGTTCCTGCGAACGGTGACGCAGTTTGCCGGCGCATGCGACCCGCCGCTGCGGCTAGGCGTGGATTTCGAGGCGGGCACAGTCCGCCGAAACGGGCTAGCAGGGGAGAGGGTTTGTTCCATTTGCTCTGTTCTTGCCAATTCTGAACAGTAG
- a CDS encoding metallophosphoesterase encodes MSVVLLLAACTTGVAGPSGPATVVSPLTKAEPPMPLPNREGSLKFAVFGDSGTGLQAQYELASQMAKTHETFPFELVLMAGDNLIGPERPQDYLEKFEKPYRLLLDAHVLFFAALGNHDDRNQRFYKQFNMEGKKYYSFKAPKQHVRFFVLETTYPDPTQIAWIEKELKEAGDDWKVMVVHHPLYSSGGRHGSDVQLRKALEPLFVQYSVSVVFAGHDHFYERIKPQMGIAHFVLGSGGRLASGDIDARSPLTARGFDTDQSFLVGEVFEDQMHFNAVSRTGRTVDSGVILRRQPPASH; translated from the coding sequence TTGTCTGTTGTTCTTCTGCTGGCGGCGTGCACGACGGGTGTCGCGGGGCCGTCCGGCCCGGCGACGGTCGTGTCGCCACTGACCAAGGCGGAGCCGCCCATGCCGCTGCCAAATCGGGAGGGGTCCCTCAAGTTCGCGGTGTTCGGCGATTCCGGCACCGGCTTGCAGGCGCAGTACGAGCTCGCCTCACAAATGGCGAAGACTCACGAGACGTTTCCGTTCGAGCTGGTGTTGATGGCCGGCGACAACCTGATTGGGCCGGAACGGCCACAAGACTATCTGGAGAAGTTCGAGAAGCCGTACAGACTGCTGCTCGACGCCCACGTGTTGTTCTTCGCGGCGCTCGGCAATCATGACGACCGCAACCAGCGCTTCTACAAGCAATTCAACATGGAAGGCAAGAAGTACTACTCGTTCAAGGCGCCGAAGCAGCACGTCCGGTTCTTCGTGCTCGAGACCACGTATCCGGACCCCACCCAGATTGCGTGGATCGAGAAAGAGCTGAAGGAGGCAGGTGACGACTGGAAGGTCATGGTCGTTCATCATCCGCTGTACTCCTCCGGCGGACGGCACGGCTCCGATGTGCAGCTGCGCAAGGCCCTCGAGCCGCTGTTTGTCCAGTACAGCGTCAGCGTGGTGTTCGCTGGTCACGATCATTTCTATGAGCGGATCAAGCCCCAGATGGGCATCGCGCATTTCGTCCTCGGCTCGGGCGGGAGGCTCGCTTCGGGCGACATCGACGCGCGGTCGCCGCTGACGGCCAGGGGATTCGACACGGACCAGTCCTTCCTGGTCGGGGAGGTCTTCGAGGATCAGATGCACTTCAACGCCGTGTCCAGGACCGGCCGCACCGTTGATTCGGGAGTGATCCTGCGGCGGCAGCCGCCGGCGTCCCACTAG
- a CDS encoding carbohydrate kinase family protein, which translates to MGTKVVKRSTPTQAPVAVGMGLVALDIVFTADDDTPPRSYAGGTCGNVLTILSYLGWSSIPVSRLRNDKASKRLLEDLHQWGVSTKFVSQTPDGSTPVIVQRIKRSSNGVPRHSFSWRCPSCGAYLPGYKPVLAAQIEAAALSVPKGEVFFFDRVSRATLLMAAISRKRGAVVCFEPASVGDPALFKEAWAVSHVVKYSHERLSEMAELGLGHAKYGNVLLEIETIGAEGLRYRSWLPAAATKSWVSVEPFSVPDVKDTSGAGDWFTAGVLNSLARKGAAGLAKSTRIQLRTAVENGQALAAWNCRFEGARRGMYEVSRSELESAVKQILGRSAGAVVEASESSGKAHEDVAELCHSCVEQTSAVKKQGRGQP; encoded by the coding sequence ATGGGAACTAAGGTCGTCAAGAGGAGCACGCCAACACAAGCGCCCGTCGCTGTTGGCATGGGATTGGTTGCCCTCGACATTGTTTTCACCGCCGACGATGATACTCCGCCACGTTCTTATGCTGGCGGCACCTGCGGCAATGTGTTGACGATTCTAAGCTATCTCGGATGGAGTTCCATTCCCGTAAGCCGACTGCGCAATGACAAAGCCAGCAAACGTCTGCTGGAAGACCTTCATCAATGGGGTGTGTCGACGAAGTTTGTGAGCCAGACACCAGATGGAAGCACACCGGTCATTGTTCAAAGGATCAAGCGCTCTTCAAATGGTGTGCCTCGTCACTCCTTCTCTTGGCGTTGCCCATCGTGCGGAGCGTACCTGCCTGGATACAAGCCGGTTCTGGCGGCACAGATTGAAGCGGCTGCACTCAGCGTTCCAAAGGGGGAGGTCTTCTTTTTTGATCGAGTATCTCGTGCGACACTCCTGATGGCTGCGATCTCGCGGAAGCGAGGTGCCGTTGTCTGTTTTGAGCCGGCAAGCGTAGGTGATCCGGCGCTGTTCAAAGAGGCGTGGGCCGTGTCGCACGTTGTCAAATACTCGCATGAACGACTCAGCGAGATGGCAGAGTTGGGGTTGGGACATGCAAAGTACGGCAATGTCCTGCTAGAGATCGAGACTATTGGGGCCGAAGGTCTTCGTTACCGTAGTTGGCTGCCCGCGGCGGCAACAAAGAGCTGGGTAAGCGTGGAGCCATTTTCAGTGCCTGACGTTAAGGATACGTCAGGAGCTGGTGATTGGTTCACTGCAGGGGTTTTGAATTCACTGGCTCGCAAGGGGGCGGCCGGGCTTGCAAAATCAACTCGAATCCAACTTCGCACTGCCGTTGAGAATGGCCAGGCCCTTGCGGCGTGGAACTGTCGTTTTGAAGGGGCCCGTAGGGGCATGTATGAAGTATCGCGCTCGGAACTGGAAAGCGCCGTCAAGCAAATTCTCGGTCGGTCTGCGGGGGCGGTTGTTGAAGCCAGCGAAAGCTCCGGAAAGGCGCACGAAGATGTCGCGGAATTGTGTCATTCATGCGTTGAGCAAACCTCGGCTGTTAAGAAGCAAGGGCGTGGTCAGCCATAG
- a CDS encoding multiubiquitin domain-containing protein: MTADWTSNRETSDMENHRAIHVFINKTKYELDDPVQTGASLKRLANIKLEDVLFLQAHGDDKVIANDAKVTLKNGDHLHSQPPADYGFDTQQLQTAGVELSRATIHSQGGGWSFLVISGYALPEGFQPGAVDLLIKIPPGFPDAQPDMFWVSPSVKTANGSLPRATCMESLLGKEWQRFSWHLAAGAWKPGVSNLRDFMRCISGRFLRMD; the protein is encoded by the coding sequence GTGACCGCCGACTGGACATCAAACAGGGAGACGAGCGACATGGAAAACCACCGCGCAATTCACGTGTTCATCAACAAGACGAAGTACGAACTCGACGATCCGGTCCAGACCGGGGCGAGCCTCAAGCGGCTCGCGAACATCAAGCTCGAGGACGTGCTGTTCCTCCAGGCGCATGGCGATGACAAGGTCATTGCGAACGACGCCAAGGTCACGCTGAAGAACGGCGACCATCTGCACAGCCAGCCGCCGGCTGACTACGGGTTCGACACGCAGCAGCTGCAGACGGCAGGCGTCGAACTTTCCCGCGCGACCATCCACTCCCAGGGGGGTGGATGGTCGTTCCTTGTCATCTCCGGCTACGCCCTGCCCGAGGGGTTTCAGCCGGGGGCCGTGGACTTGCTCATCAAGATTCCACCCGGGTTTCCGGATGCTCAGCCGGACATGTTCTGGGTTTCTCCCTCCGTCAAGACGGCCAACGGCAGCTTGCCGCGGGCAACTTGCATGGAGTCGTTGCTTGGCAAGGAATGGCAGCGGTTCTCGTGGCATTTGGCTGCCGGGGCGTGGAAGCCGGGCGTGAGTAATCTCAGGGACTTCATGCGCTGCATCAGCGGCCGTTTTCTGCGGATGGATTAG